AGGCAGAAAAAAAGATCTCCCACAGAGGAAGACGGCGCCGATTGTCCGTCCTTTCCGGCAACTCCTGGCAGCCGCCGGGAAGCCGCTTTCTCTTCCTGTCTAcaacttcttctttttttcttcctctccaGCAGTGAGGGAAATGCGCCACTTGCCTGCTGTGCATTTTGAAAAGCCAAATTTCCCCAGAGGTGCTCTCAAAAGGCCTGTAATCTGTCAATAAATATTAGATCTCCACCGCGTTTCTTTCAGATGGAAATAACGGCCAaaagtttatcactagtagaagtcaaatgccaaaaaatatatatatatttttttaaattatggagTGGACGTCCCAGACTGTCAATGGCATTTAAAATGAGAATATATCCTAGTGGTGAACTGCAGTAGGGCAAAAACAAGACGTATCTGAAAAATGGATACAAAATGTCCACTAGGGGGCACTTTGTTCAATGGCATACATACAACTTAGCCAgctaggatgggctccagcacccccgcgacccagtTGAGCATTAGGTGTGCATATACTAAATGAATGGAAGGAAGGGTCAGTGCTTAGGTATAAGAAAGAATCTTTGGAAGTTTAAATTTCAATTTTATACACTTTTTTTATGAACAAACTTTGTCTGATttaaaaagaaggaaagaaaagcAATCCAGCCAGCGCCGTCGTGGACGTCAGTATCGTTTGTCTTCAGGCAACGGGGCCACCATGACAGATTCTCTCCCAAAGTCCAAGATGGAGGTGGTGTGGAAGGCCATGTTGGAGAAGACCACCAGGTACTCGAAGAAGGCGAACAGCGTGTAGACTGAAGACGGACGGCAAAGGACGCAACGGTCAAGAGCGGGGAAACGCTCCAACGGCTCGATGCGCTCGACGGGACGCTCACCTCCGGCCTCGCAGTGTCTGTTGTGGCGTCGGAAAAAGTAGGCGGCGGCCGCGCAGCAGCTCAAGTTGAATAGCAACAAGCGCACCTTCAACCGGTACGATATCAGCTCCTGACACGCAAACAGATGACCTCGGAATCAAACCCGACCATCCAATCCGTCCATCCGTCGACCGTGGACGAATTTACCTCTCTCTTCACGTAGTGACTCTTAATCACGTACCACAACCGACACGTAATAAGCATGTAGAGTTGGGAGCTCAGGACGAACGTGACGAAGGCGCCTTTGTGAATTTCTGCAAAGGGGAAACAAAATGCCCATTAAAGATGCCGCACGCCATTTCGCCGGGAacgcgtgggggggggggtcgtccTCACCGTAGTCCTCCGTGGACGCCACGTAAGTGAGCAGCAGGAGGGCCGAGTTTTCGGCCAGGTTGCACGCAAACGCCAGCCAACTCAGGAGGAGGTCCGGCAGCTCGGCGGCGAAGCGCAGGCGGTAGAAGGAGAAGTAGGTGGCGGCCAACAGGAAGCGCGGCGCCGAGTGCAGCCCGATGCAAAAGCGCCAAATGTACAGTTCCGGCACGCGGCTTATGGCGGCGCTGATGGATGGGAGGTAGTTGCTcacctgggggggggggggaggatgACATAAACAGACAGGGTTTGTTATTAAAATCGAgcgggttggggggggggacagGGGGTCAAATCCGGTCCTGGAGAGCACCAAGTCTGTCATCcactttgttttgaaaaaactccctcccttcctcccgcCTCCTCAAGCAGACGTGAACTAAACGATCAACTGATGTGCAGCCTGGCCACTAATTAGATtctggtgtgttggtggagggagaaaTCCAAAACACACTGGAGAGTGGCCATTTTGAGAAACAACAGAGTAGCAGAAGAAAAATAGTCTCCCTCTTGTTGGAGGAAATCGTATCGGCCTCCGGAAAAAAAGCCCACGTCGAATGAGTTCcaattttgtttgcttttgtttgatTTCACTTTTGCGGACACTTACGTGACAGTGCGTGTAGTTGGCGTCTTCGAAATGGTAAATGATAGATATGAAGAGGGACAAAATGAGTCCGAAGACCGGGAGAAGAAGCATGCACACCACAAAGGTGGTGTAGGAAACCCGGACCAGGGGCTGATCCCGCTCCAGGACGCTGTAAGGCAGGTGGAGCATCCTGGAAAACACAAAGGCCGGAGTCAGCAATCCCAGCACGCCTACTGACCgttaaattggacgtctagcgccgtcaagaGAAAATTAGTGAGTACTTTTTTAATTGTTGATCACACACGTTCACGCAAGAAAACTTCTGCGACGCTGCGAATTTTTGCTTGGGGCAGCGCTTGGCTTTCATTGCCATGTTCTATTTTTATTAGAATCCCATTAGAATTGACGTCCTAAATCGAAAAAGCCAAGGACATGGCAACAAATGAATCCACGATTATGTCATTTCTCATTTTCGTATTAACGTGTAATCCGACCAAGTGAGGTCATTCGGTCATATGACATGAAGTACATCGCTATAACGTAACTTTGCGCCGCTACACCATCGTTTTGGTgtgaattttttaaaagaagaaacaTGAAGTACTCACTTTATTGCTCACCAAGATCGCTATCACGAGACATTCCGCAGTGTTCGGCGACTGAACACACAAGTTAGCCTTGGCTTAGCTTCAAGGCTAACGCAGCTTCCGATAATAGTTTGGCTAGTTTCGGAGGAAAATGTGGTTGCAATATAAAGTTATGTACAATAGCGGCATTTTAGGGTCCCTTCTTCTCATGTCGAACCAACGACGGgctacaaaaattaaaaaagtgacACTAGTCTGCTTCCGCCGTCTTTTCTAAATTCTACCTTTACATTTTGGACCAATGGCCATCCTTGTTAAGTGACAGAAATCTATTCCGGAACCGacacaattatttttcaaactaaaTGCGCATTAGTCCTTCGCATTGAAACAGTGTTTTCCCGTTTGTTCACCGATTATCAGTTAAACATTGCAGCGttcttaaaaaatagaaaatggatAGAAAAAATCAATGGAGGATATTTCAAATGAAGaaaattcctgttttttttttttattccgcaGTCATTTTGTAGTACAAATATACTTGTTGAAATTTATAAAACGTGTGAGGGAAATAAATGTCAGCAGCAGCAATAGACCAAAAGTAAGTTTATTCACAGCTTAAGAGTAAGAAAAGATGATTTCCGTTGAGACGGTGAAGACGATTGCTCCAAACAACAAATGGCCCCATGAAGTCTAGTCGAGCGTGTAGATGTTCTCCTGAACTGGTCTTCTCATCCTGATCTCATAAATGATGTGAGGAACCTCCTCACCGGAAAAACTGCAGGAGGAAAAATCCACGGTCAAATTCCCAGCTTGACGCTTCCCAACATCAACAGCATCTCTTTGAAAGCCTCGCAAACCTCCCGGACTACAATGGCCTTGCCTtcctatttttctttgttggaAAAGTGACAACGCCCCTCCCAAAAATACAAGTGGTTCTCACCAGCCACGCCTCCAAGTGGGTCTGCGTAAGCCACCTGCGAACAAAACAAACCACCAGCGCGCCATTCCAGGTCTCGTTCTTCTTCGACTTATCGCGACGATCGGCCCGACGAGAAC
The nucleotide sequence above comes from Stigmatopora argus isolate UIUO_Sarg chromosome 22, RoL_Sarg_1.0, whole genome shotgun sequence. Encoded proteins:
- the pgap2 gene encoding acyltransferase PGAP2, with the translated sequence MLHLPYSVLERDQPLVRVSYTTFVVCMLLLPVFGLILSLFISIIYHFEDANYTHCHVSNYLPSISAAISRVPELYIWRFCIGLHSAPRFLLAATYFSFYRLRFAAELPDLLLSWLAFACNLAENSALLLLTYVASTEDYEIHKGAFVTFVLSSQLYMLITCRLWYVIKSHYVKREELISYRLKVRLLLFNLSCCAAAAYFFRRHNRHCEAGVYTLFAFFEYLVVFSNMAFHTTSILDFGRESVMVAPLPEDKRY